The Plasmodium cynomolgi strain B DNA, chromosome 5, whole genome shotgun sequence genome segment TTGTTCTCTCTCCTTTGTAACATGTGGCATTTACTTTTGAAAAGGACTTCTGCTAATTTAACGTACTTTAAAAGTTCTAACATGAagttcaaaatattttttaaggattattaaattttgatCTACACTGACACTACAaggatatatattattttataaaattgaaatagAACACATGAATCACAGTACTCAATGtcaaaaatatgtacttaGCATATAAATATCGGAATCAGTGcgcacaaaaataattatataacatCATTATTCTCTCGTTTAAAAAGTAACTTTAACTTGTATTGCACCGTTTCTTTAAAGAACATAGTGTAAAATGTGTTGTATTGAGTGAAGTTCTCAGTAAGGAtataattatgaatataaatatttatttattccaaTTGTTACTAAGAATAAGATtcatgaaatgtataatttgtCAGGGCACACATTATTACTATTACAATCTTAAATTGCATtagttaacaattttaataattacacGTTATTAATTTGAACTAGCATATAACAGATCAGTATGCCTActaaaatgtaatttttgttgtataagaatatgtttttttttttattcctattaGATGAAATATATGGAGTATTTGccatattattttgttaatttaatTGTTGTTCTTCAGTAATTTAATTTGTCTCACATcatcaaatatatttaataataaaagttaaaattaatGAGATGCCACAGTGTTactaatttatattattttatatctttgtagcatgtatattttgagaaaaattagtaaaaaactatttttaaaataatgttcTAAGCTTAAGTTTGTTTGtattacatataaatgatataatttaaaaatatgagcaTTGTATCTTTATagttacataaaaaaagtgaaataacacgtattaaaatattcaattAAGAAGTTTCCCAATTAGGagttcataaaattattcgtAATCAATATTCGTGTAGTACATTTTTGTCAACACACTGTAACAAATATGTACTGCGTATATATTCTAAGTGTAAAATATCCTTTCTTTGCAAAATATGGAATATTTCTGGAAgatatctttatttttgtattatagATTTTTAGCTATTAATCTTACTTTTGTGATTCTCATTCATATATAGGATTATGGGAATATTAgaattttctgttttgtgctttatgctatttttttttgtctaagCATCGATGTAGTTATTCCGTAAAGCAATGTTACCCTGAATGataatttgtaaaatattgtTTATTCACAGCAAATATATACACCACTTCAGATGCGTGTCCTAATTAGGGAATGGATTCTTCTTCAGTGCTATGAGATCTAATATTTTAGGGTATAGGTATTTCACGATTAATCAATTATTCAAAGGATGCAATTTAAtacaaattagaaaaataatatatacatgaaataatttcattttataacTATTAATTTTTGGTGATAATGAATTATAAGTTGCAAGTTAAAGCATTTATGTTTTTAcgtataatttatattttatctaaGATTTCCTAGCTGCTTCCGTGTGAactttaaattcattttcaGGTTCATTATTCAATTTTAAGTTTTCGAATTTAGTACTAAAATCGTGcaatgaaatttttgtttctgGACATGATTAACTAGTGTGTGGTTCTAATTTTTGCATTACAAGGTTGAACTTGTCTATTTtgtttcaacatttttttattttttctttggaTACATTGATATCATCGAAAGTTGTATGGCATTTATCTGGAATAATATCTTTATATCATACATAATTAATTTAGATTTTTGCATGCAGTTAACTTTTTCACTCAAAGTAttgacaattttattttatttttatcatttatatcAACTTGATACCTTTccagtttttctttatttcccTCATAGTCTCTCAACTTATTTTCTAAACCGTTAAAATCTTTGATTAGCTTGACAAAAGAGCCTTAGacatatttatgaatatttgtAGATCGATCTTTTACAATATTATTCGTTAGCTTTAAAaggttatttaattttacgataaaattattttatattttaagtaTACAATTGCAGTTCATTTTTAGCAAAATTTCACATTCTTCTTAGGTTtatttgtgtacattttcaatttttgttgTAGCATTTGCTATATTATGTGTTAAAATTTGATGTTAcacacaaattttttgctaaatCGTCTTCGAgtatttgtaaattttcattataaaaaGCATCAATGATTAATTTTACCTTgtttttttacctcctttTGTTAATTCTTAGTTGTTCCACGACGTATGTGATGGTACCTTTATTTAATTCGCCGATTTTTAGAATATATGATTGTGCTACAtcatttttggaaatatatttttctcattgtAGCTCATTTTTTAGGTATTGCTTCaaatacttattttatttcgtatTCCAAgaatgattatatttttcctcttaGATTagctttaatatttttttcacatcttCATCAATACCCCTCTTTAATTCTTCGACTTCAGTTTTTAAAGCATTAGCTGcttcagaaaaattttttattttgttagaATTTTCcgatattttttgtttttgtttttttattgaatCTATTACTTCTAAAAGTTTTTTATCCTTCTCTAgtgcatttatatattggGGTATGTTAtctgtttcctttttctttgcttctgTTTCGGTTGTGTTAAACTGAATGATGACATTTACagaatttattatttcttgaGCTCTTTTTATAGCTTCTTCCAAtttaagcattttttcatcataacTCTTTTTAACTGGTGCAATTTCCGGCTTTGAATTTAGTTCACGATTTTCTAGTTGTTTGGTGCTCGAAGTACGCAAGGATTCTAAGGATTTCTTGGCTTCTTCACAAGTGGAAATAATAGGACTGCAGTTTGATGAAGAATATTCCGAATTGATCAGAGTAGTTATTCTGTTTTTCAAGTCATTCGAAAATTTACTACAAATGTCGtaaagtattttttctttacttttgaatatttcctctaacatttttacatgttcAGTACTAAAACGAAAGGAACCGGTGTGCATAGCTAGCCCAACATAATTAGTTTTAATCTCATTTTTTGAGATTTCATTCGgcacattttctttatttaaatattttataaaatcgGATGCagtatcaattttttctgagTGTGCATTAAGTCCCTCTATAATATATTCAATTTCATCTATTACGAAATCTGCCATATCAGAATAAAAGCTTGGatttaattcgttttttattttcttcattacaTCTACAGCAGTTTCGTatgttttaataaatttatctaTAGCTTcatctttctttttcaattcaTATTCATGAATTTTTCTCATAGATATATTAAGCATATCACGATACAATCTTGTTGAACATTTATATTGGGAATAACAATGTATATGATGTAAagaatcgaaaaaaattgcatcagcatatattatgcttttgtaattttttttatgattattaaGTAAGCAGTCATGTAGGGACGCAAGTTGTCTTTCGTAATCATTTCTTTCTTTGGAATAATTCTCTCTGTTATTATTATAGTGTTCTGGATTTTCTAAACGAGTTaccatattatataaattgaCTATGTTATTTTCACAGACaattgcatttttctctGCACCCTTGAAAACTTTGTCTATTTGTGGATCAAAATAACTATAAACATCATGCTGTAATTCACTATAAAGCactgaataattttttaattccattAA includes the following:
- a CDS encoding reticulocyte binding protein 2d (PcyRBP2d;~putative) — its product is MEKNILWVIFYNFLFILLAACKDSHRSKPSRLKHDNTLLPNYANLMRDDQNGQNSDKRGDNINNHNTNNNDQNNHNGNNDNSINSEYLKTSHLQNSSTIAHLNDHKITTKPARYSYIQRSKIYGLNPNNNKIENINNELHSVPNSFAQYFVYSNINRTIHKMGYISFFDEYNNIVTLSLPYHARVYGLMELKNYSVLYSELQHDVYSYFDPQIDKVFKGAEKNAIVCENNIVNLYNMVTRLENPEHYNNNRENYSKERNDYERQLASLHDCLLNNHKKNYKSIIYADAIFFDSLHHIHCYSQYKCSTRLYRDMLNISMRKIHEYELKKKDEAIDKFIKTYETAVDVMKKIKNELNPSFYSDMADFVIDEIEYIIEGLNAHSEKIDTASDFIKYLNKENVPNEISKNEIKTNYVGLAMHTGSFRFSTEHVKMLEEIFKSKEKILYDICSKFSNDLKNRITTLINSEYSSSNCSPIISTCEEAKKSLESLRTSSTKQLENRELNSKPEIAPVKKSYDEKMLKLEEAIKRAQEIINSVNVIIQFNTTETEAKKKETDNIPQYINALEKDKKLLEVIDSIKKQKQKISENSNKIKNFSEAANALKTEVEELKRGIDEDVKKILKLI